GCGCAGTTTAGGCGTTATTTTCCCCATCATTCCCAGCGCCACTTTAACTGGTGATGGATTTGTATCTTTGAAAAGCACATCATTTAATGGCATTAATTCGAAATGAAGATCTTGCGCCCTAGCAACATCTCCCGCTTCCCAAGCATTATATAGTTCTGCTACTTTTGCCGGTTCCACGTTTGCGGTTGCACTGATAAATCCAGCACCGCCAATTGCGAGCATTGGATAGCAAAGTAGTTCAATCCCCGAGAACAGTAGGAAATCCCTTCCACAGTTTAGAAGCACACGATTAACATGTTCAAAGTCTTTATTTGCTTCTTTTACACCGATAATGTTCGGACAATCTTCCACTAGGCGTTTCATCGTGCCAACTTCCATATTGACGGCGGATCGACCTGGTATATTGTAAATAATGATTGGGATTTCAACAGAATCTGCGACTGTTTTAAAGTGCTGATAAAGTGCTTCTTGGTTCGGTTTATTGTAGTAAGGTACGATAACCATGGCAGCATCTGCACCTATATCTTCTGCATATTTCGTTAGCTCCATTGTTTCATCATGATTGGTGGACCCTGTTCCAGGTGCAAAAAACACACGACCATCTATTGTTTCTTTCGCTAGATTCATAACCCGTTTTCTTTCAGCAATTGTTAAAGAACTTGGTTCTCCACTCGTTCCTGTAACAGAAATCCCATGACTTCCACTTTCAATTTGCCAATTGATCAACTCGATGAATACTTTTTCGTCAATTGCACCACTTTCCGTAAACGGGGTAATGACGGGACAAATGGAACCTCTTAACTTCTTTTTAGCTTCTTCATATGCCATTCGAATCAACTCCTTCCTAAATAGTTGTTTCCGATTCTTCTAGTGCTTTTAATTCCCGATACTTTCCTTGACTAAATAGTAAAGGATCATTTTGTTCAAGCTTGACTCCAGTAACATGACCTATAAAAATTGTATGGTCTCCTACTACATATTCGCTATGCAGATCACATGTAATCACCGCTACACTATCATCCAGTATTGGTAGTCCCTTAAAGTAAGTAAACGTAACTTCAGATTCTGATTTAAGCTGACCTGCAAATTGTTTCGATTTATTTTGTTGGTTAGCCGATAATATATTAATCGCAAATTGCTTTGAATCCTTTATATGCTGAAGCATTCTTGCATTTTCTCCAATACTAATTGCGACAAGTTTAGGCTTCAATGAAACGGACATAAACGCATTTGCAGTCATACCATGCACCATTTTATCAACTTCTGTAGTA
The nucleotide sequence above comes from Psychrobacillus glaciei. Encoded proteins:
- the hpaI gene encoding 2,4-dihydroxyhept-2-ene-1,7-dioic acid aldolase, which codes for MAYEEAKKKLRGSICPVITPFTESGAIDEKVFIELINWQIESGSHGISVTGTSGEPSSLTIAERKRVMNLAKETIDGRVFFAPGTGSTNHDETMELTKYAEDIGADAAMVIVPYYNKPNQEALYQHFKTVADSVEIPIIIYNIPGRSAVNMEVGTMKRLVEDCPNIIGVKEANKDFEHVNRVLLNCGRDFLLFSGIELLCYPMLAIGGAGFISATANVEPAKVAELYNAWEAGDVARAQDLHFELMPLNDVLFKDTNPSPVKVALGMMGKITPKLRLPLGLPSAAIQEEVRESLIELAILPKEVIVK
- a CDS encoding flavin reductase family protein, with the translated sequence MMQQVEIDDRLYRNVLGSFATGVTVITTEVDKMVHGMTANAFMSVSLKPKLVAISIGENARMLQHIKDSKQFAINILSANQQNKSKQFAGQLKSESEVTFTYFKGLPILDDSVAVITCDLHSEYVVGDHTIFIGHVTGVKLEQNDPLLFSQGKYRELKALEESETTI